In Aeromicrobium marinum DSM 15272, one genomic interval encodes:
- the fbaA gene encoding class II fructose-bisphosphate aldolase — MPVATPEIYAEMLDHAKRDSFAYPAINVSSSQTLNAALAGFAEAESDGIIQVSTGGAEYFSGPTVKDMVTGSLAFAAFAEQVAKKYPVNVALHTDHCPKDKLDGFVRPLIAASEERVKGGGLPYFQSHMWDGSAVSLEENLEIAQDLLERCSAANIILEVEIGIVGGEEDGVEGGMGEHLYTTPEDALATAAALGVGEKGRYLTALTFGNVHGVYKPGNVTLRPEILKAAQEAVAAQYGKDAPFDLVFHGGSGSLPEEISAAVDHGVVKMNVDTDTQYAFTRPVAAHMLSNYDGVLKVDGEVGNKKQYDPRAWGKAAEAGMATRVAEACAALRSAGTRL, encoded by the coding sequence ATGCCCGTCGCCACTCCCGAGATCTACGCCGAGATGCTCGACCACGCCAAGCGCGACTCGTTCGCGTACCCGGCGATCAACGTCTCGAGCTCGCAGACCCTGAACGCCGCCCTCGCCGGCTTCGCCGAGGCCGAGAGCGACGGCATCATCCAGGTGTCGACCGGCGGCGCGGAGTACTTCTCCGGTCCCACCGTCAAGGACATGGTCACCGGTTCGCTGGCGTTCGCCGCGTTCGCCGAGCAGGTCGCGAAGAAGTACCCGGTCAACGTGGCCCTGCACACCGACCACTGCCCGAAGGACAAGCTGGACGGGTTCGTGCGGCCGCTGATCGCCGCGTCGGAGGAGCGGGTCAAGGGTGGCGGCCTGCCGTACTTCCAGTCGCACATGTGGGACGGATCGGCCGTGTCGCTGGAGGAGAACCTGGAGATCGCCCAGGACCTGCTGGAGCGGTGCTCGGCGGCGAACATCATCCTCGAGGTCGAGATCGGCATCGTCGGTGGCGAGGAGGACGGTGTCGAGGGCGGCATGGGCGAGCACCTCTACACCACGCCCGAGGACGCGCTGGCCACCGCCGCCGCGCTGGGCGTCGGCGAGAAGGGCCGCTACCTGACGGCGCTCACCTTCGGCAACGTGCACGGCGTCTACAAGCCGGGCAACGTGACCCTGCGGCCCGAGATCCTCAAGGCGGCCCAGGAGGCCGTGGCCGCCCAGTACGGCAAGGACGCGCCCTTCGACCTGGTGTTCCACGGCGGCTCCGGCTCGCTGCCGGAGGAGATCTCCGCGGCCGTCGACCACGGCGTCGTGAAGATGAACGTGGACACCGACACCCAGTACGCGTTCACCCGGCCCGTCGCAGCGCACATGCTGTCGAACTACGACGGCGTCCTGAAGGTCGACGGCGAGGTCGGCAACAAGAAGCAGTACGACCCCCGCGCGTGGGGCAAGGCCGCCGAGGCCGGCATGGCCACCCGCGTGGCGGAGGCCTGCGCCGCCCTGCGCAGCGCCGGCACCCGCCTCTGA
- a CDS encoding type IV toxin-antitoxin system AbiEi family antitoxin domain-containing protein, which translates to MKDDLIHRAELRGFITRTEILDSGYLDRDIREAIAIGLLTRIGSGLYAVSRTYTALTFDQRHAVRSRAVFQRHLQSVVLTHQSAAIMHGLPVWGLSLDEVHVTRRDHGRGRHEAGVQHHTGRIPDADIVEIDGALVSSPSRCVWEVACSASTEAGLVTADAAAHRGLVTPENLGETAATFAHWQGSRSARITTRLIDPRAESPGESRSRHLFWRFDVPMPDLQHRVLDARGRQIARTDFGWELWRHLAEFDGRIKYDGTFTPEGFESVFDEKRREDSIRAQEWGMSRIVWADLEPARAPHTAARILADLDRSRSRYGRRVVL; encoded by the coding sequence ATGAAGGACGACCTCATCCACCGCGCCGAGCTGCGCGGATTCATCACCCGCACCGAGATCCTCGACAGCGGCTACCTCGATCGCGACATCCGCGAGGCCATCGCCATCGGGCTCCTGACTCGCATCGGATCCGGGCTGTATGCCGTGTCGCGGACCTACACCGCGCTGACGTTCGACCAACGCCACGCCGTTCGGAGCCGCGCCGTCTTCCAACGTCACCTCCAGTCCGTCGTCCTCACCCACCAGTCGGCCGCGATCATGCACGGGCTGCCCGTGTGGGGTCTCAGCCTCGACGAGGTCCATGTCACGCGGCGCGACCACGGCCGCGGCCGCCACGAGGCCGGAGTCCAGCACCACACCGGCCGGATCCCCGATGCCGACATCGTCGAGATCGACGGGGCTCTCGTGTCATCGCCCAGTCGCTGCGTCTGGGAAGTGGCCTGCAGCGCCTCCACCGAGGCAGGCCTGGTGACCGCCGACGCAGCCGCCCACCGCGGACTCGTGACACCTGAGAATCTCGGCGAGACGGCCGCGACCTTCGCCCACTGGCAGGGCTCCCGGTCGGCCCGCATCACCACCCGGCTCATCGATCCTCGCGCCGAATCACCCGGCGAGTCCCGCAGCCGACACCTGTTCTGGCGCTTCGACGTACCGATGCCCGACCTGCAACACCGCGTCCTCGATGCCCGGGGGCGCCAGATCGCGCGGACCGACTTCGGCTGGGAGTTGTGGCGCCACCTCGCCGAGTTCGACGGGCGGATCAAGTACGACGGCACGTTCACTCCGGAAGGCTTCGAATCGGTCTTCGACGAGAAGCGCCGCGAGGACAGCATCCGCGCACAGGAATGGGGGATGAGCCGCATCGTGTGGGCCGATCTCGAACCCGCACGTGCTCCCCACACGGCGGCGCGGATCCTGGCCGATCTCGACCGGTCCCGATCGCGCTACGGCCGCCGGGTCGTCCTCTGA
- a CDS encoding DUF3151 domain-containing protein, which produces MTNLLGEPPATLLPEDPATAAIEAGDDPRNVAALHPESPLAWATLAGVALEAGHDLEGYAFARTGYHRALDLLRRNGWKGFGPVPWDHVPNRGFLIALAVLATGSERLDDLAEAHRCREFLRESSPEAYAELV; this is translated from the coding sequence ATGACGAACCTGCTCGGCGAACCTCCTGCCACGCTGCTGCCCGAGGACCCCGCGACCGCCGCGATCGAGGCGGGCGACGACCCCCGCAACGTGGCGGCGCTGCACCCTGAGAGCCCGCTCGCCTGGGCGACGCTGGCCGGGGTCGCGCTCGAGGCGGGACACGACCTGGAGGGCTACGCGTTCGCCCGGACCGGCTACCACCGTGCCCTCGACCTGCTGCGTCGCAACGGCTGGAAGGGATTCGGCCCGGTGCCGTGGGACCACGTCCCCAACCGTGGCTTCCTGATCGCGCTGGCGGTCCTCGCCACCGGCTCGGAGCGCCTCGACGACCTCGCCGAGGCCCACCGGTGCCGCGAGTTCCTGCGGGAGTCCAGCCCCGAGGCCTACGCCGAGCTCGTCTGA
- a CDS encoding diacylglycerol/lipid kinase family protein — protein sequence MSTWTVVANAKAGTSEPEAIDEVMAVLGARHDAELVETADADDLAEVLGRVADGSTVVALGGDGSLHAVVSVLDDLGRLGDVVVGLVPLGTGNDFARTIGMDRDDPAAAAAQLLEGEVRSLDLVRDGEGRVVVNAVHVGIGAEAAVEAKPWKSRLGPVGYAVGAIISGVRATGFKARVEVDGAVVSHRGRLIQVAVGNGRYIGGGTPLLPDADPGDGKLDVAVSWADARWRRVGYAWRLRKGRHPHRDDVQMMRGRRVTVTGQPSRGNLDGEVCHPAATHTWTVEPAAFRMLLPASGQTSSA from the coding sequence GTGAGTACGTGGACGGTCGTCGCCAACGCCAAGGCCGGTACCAGTGAACCCGAGGCGATCGACGAGGTGATGGCGGTGCTGGGCGCACGGCACGACGCCGAGCTGGTCGAGACCGCTGATGCCGACGACCTCGCCGAGGTGCTGGGGAGGGTCGCGGACGGGTCGACGGTGGTCGCCCTCGGCGGTGACGGCAGTCTGCACGCCGTCGTCTCGGTGCTCGACGACCTGGGCCGGCTCGGCGACGTGGTGGTCGGGCTCGTGCCGCTGGGCACCGGCAACGACTTCGCCCGGACGATCGGCATGGACCGGGACGACCCGGCCGCCGCGGCCGCACAGCTGCTCGAGGGCGAGGTGCGCTCGCTCGACCTGGTGCGTGACGGCGAGGGGCGGGTCGTCGTGAACGCCGTCCACGTGGGCATCGGGGCGGAGGCCGCGGTCGAGGCCAAGCCGTGGAAGTCCCGGCTCGGACCGGTCGGCTACGCGGTCGGGGCGATCATCTCGGGCGTGCGGGCCACCGGGTTCAAGGCTCGCGTCGAGGTCGACGGCGCCGTCGTGTCGCACCGGGGACGACTCATCCAGGTGGCGGTCGGCAACGGCCGGTACATCGGCGGCGGCACCCCCCTGCTGCCCGATGCCGACCCGGGCGACGGGAAGCTCGACGTGGCGGTGTCGTGGGCCGATGCCCGGTGGCGTCGGGTCGGCTACGCCTGGCGGCTGCGCAAGGGACGCCACCCCCACCGCGACGACGTGCAGATGATGCGGGGACGCCGGGTCACGGTGACCGGTCAACCCAGTCGCGGCAACCTCGACGGCGAGGTCTGCCACCCGGCCGCGACCCACACGTGGACGGTGGAGCCGGCCGCGTTCCGGATGCTGCTGCCGGCGAGCGGTCAGACGAGCTCGGCGTAG
- a CDS encoding adenylosuccinate synthase yields the protein MPAVVIVGAQWGDEGKGKATDLLGSRVDYVVKFNGGNNAGHTVVIGDEKYALHLLPSGILSPGCVPVIGNGVVVDLSVLFEEIDGLEARGIDTSKLRISANAHVIADYNRTLDKVGERFLGSRKIGTTGRGIGPTYADKMNRLGIRIQDLFDTKILRQKVEGALDMKNQVLTKVYNRRAVEVDEIVDELTSYVERLRPMVADTALLLHDALAADRTVLLEAGQATLLDVDHGTYPFVTSSSATTGGACTGSGIAPTAITRVIGIVKAYATRVGEGPFPTELFDADGERLRVNGAEFGTTTGRPRRCGWYDAPVARYAARINGVTDFVLTKLDVLTGWEQIPVCVAYDVDGERVDEMPMTQTGFHHAKPVYEMFPGWTEDISAARTFEDLPRTAQEYVLALEKISGARISTIGVGPDREQTIVRHDLL from the coding sequence ATGCCAGCAGTCGTGATCGTCGGAGCCCAGTGGGGCGACGAGGGCAAGGGCAAGGCCACCGACCTGCTCGGGAGCCGGGTCGACTACGTCGTGAAGTTCAACGGCGGCAACAACGCGGGCCACACCGTGGTGATCGGCGACGAGAAGTACGCCCTGCACCTGCTGCCCAGCGGCATCCTGAGCCCCGGCTGCGTCCCGGTGATCGGCAACGGCGTCGTGGTCGACCTGTCGGTGCTGTTCGAGGAGATCGACGGTCTCGAGGCCCGGGGCATCGACACGTCGAAGCTGCGCATCAGCGCCAACGCCCACGTCATCGCCGACTACAACCGCACGCTCGACAAGGTGGGCGAACGGTTCCTCGGCAGCCGCAAGATCGGCACCACGGGCCGGGGCATCGGTCCCACCTACGCCGACAAGATGAACCGGCTCGGCATCCGCATCCAGGACCTCTTCGACACCAAGATCCTGCGGCAGAAGGTCGAGGGGGCCCTCGACATGAAGAACCAGGTCCTCACCAAGGTGTACAACCGCCGCGCGGTCGAGGTCGACGAGATCGTCGACGAGCTCACGTCCTACGTCGAGCGGCTGCGGCCGATGGTGGCCGACACCGCCCTGCTGCTGCACGACGCGCTGGCCGCCGACCGGACGGTGCTGCTCGAGGCCGGCCAGGCGACGCTGCTCGACGTCGACCACGGCACCTACCCCTTCGTCACGTCGTCCTCGGCCACCACGGGCGGCGCGTGCACCGGGTCGGGGATCGCGCCCACCGCGATCACCCGGGTCATCGGCATCGTCAAGGCCTACGCCACCCGCGTCGGTGAGGGTCCGTTCCCCACCGAGCTGTTCGACGCCGACGGCGAGCGGCTGCGGGTCAACGGTGCGGAGTTCGGCACCACGACGGGCCGTCCCCGTCGCTGCGGCTGGTACGACGCGCCGGTGGCCCGGTACGCGGCCCGCATCAACGGGGTCACGGACTTCGTGCTCACCAAGCTCGACGTGCTCACCGGCTGGGAACAGATCCCCGTGTGCGTGGCCTACGACGTCGACGGCGAGCGGGTCGACGAGATGCCGATGACGCAGACCGGGTTCCACCACGCCAAGCCGGTCTACGAGATGTTCCCGGGGTGGACCGAGGACATCTCGGCCGCCAGGACCTTCGAGGACCTGCCCCGCACCGCCCAGGAGTACGTGCTGGCTCTGGAGAAGATCTCGGGCGCGCGGATCTCCACGATCGGTGTCGGCCCCGACCGGGAGCAGACGATCGTGCGGCACGACCTGCTCTGA
- the purD gene encoding phosphoribosylamine--glycine ligase: MKTLVIGTGGREHALALALSRDPGVTEVHAAPGNPGIAAVATVHAVDPVDGGAVAALATSLGVDLVVVGPEAPLVAGVADAVRAAGIACFGPSAAAAQLEGSKAFAKQVMAAAEVPTAMAHVCDTAEQVAAALDSFGAPYVVKDDALAAGKGVVVTDDRQEAIDHAASCGRVVIEEFLDGPEVSLFAITDGSTVLPLQPAQDFKRVHDGDAGPNTGGMGAYTPLPWAPDDLVADVTRRVLVPTVQEMARRGTPFSGLLYAGLALTGRGVRVIEFNARFGDPETQAILALLKTPLSALLHGAATGTLGEVGLPQWSDRTALTVVVASEGYPASPRTGDVIDGVEVADAIEGVDVIHAGTATDAEGRLVTAGGRVLSVTATGTDLHEARSRAYAGVELIHIAGAHHRSDIALAAAEGRVVV, from the coding sequence GTGAAGACTCTCGTGATCGGCACCGGCGGGCGCGAACACGCGCTGGCCCTCGCGCTCTCCCGCGACCCCGGCGTGACCGAGGTCCACGCGGCGCCGGGCAACCCGGGCATCGCGGCGGTCGCCACCGTGCACGCGGTCGATCCGGTCGACGGCGGCGCCGTCGCGGCCCTCGCGACCTCGCTGGGCGTCGACCTCGTCGTGGTCGGGCCGGAGGCGCCCCTGGTCGCCGGGGTGGCCGACGCCGTCCGGGCCGCCGGCATCGCCTGCTTCGGGCCGTCCGCGGCCGCCGCGCAGCTGGAGGGCTCCAAGGCCTTCGCCAAGCAGGTCATGGCGGCGGCGGAGGTGCCGACGGCGATGGCCCACGTGTGTGACACCGCCGAGCAGGTGGCCGCGGCGCTCGACTCGTTCGGGGCCCCCTACGTGGTCAAGGACGACGCGCTCGCCGCCGGCAAGGGGGTCGTGGTCACCGACGACCGTCAGGAGGCGATCGACCACGCGGCGTCCTGCGGTCGGGTCGTCATCGAGGAGTTCCTCGACGGTCCGGAGGTCTCGCTGTTCGCCATCACCGACGGCTCGACGGTGCTGCCGCTGCAACCGGCCCAGGACTTCAAGCGGGTGCACGACGGCGACGCCGGTCCGAACACCGGCGGCATGGGCGCCTACACCCCGCTGCCGTGGGCCCCGGACGACCTCGTCGCCGACGTGACGCGCCGGGTGCTCGTGCCGACCGTCCAGGAGATGGCTCGTCGCGGCACCCCGTTCAGCGGACTGCTCTACGCCGGCCTGGCCCTGACGGGCCGGGGCGTGCGGGTCATCGAGTTCAACGCCCGGTTCGGGGACCCCGAGACCCAGGCCATCCTCGCGCTGCTCAAGACACCCCTGTCGGCCCTGCTGCACGGTGCCGCCACCGGGACGCTGGGCGAGGTGGGCCTGCCGCAGTGGTCGGACCGCACCGCACTGACGGTGGTCGTGGCCTCCGAGGGCTACCCCGCCTCGCCCCGCACGGGTGACGTCATCGACGGGGTCGAGGTCGCCGACGCGATCGAGGGCGTCGACGTCATCCACGCGGGCACGGCCACCGACGCCGAGGGACGCCTGGTCACCGCGGGCGGCCGGGTGCTGTCGGTGACCGCCACCGGCACCGACCTGCACGAGGCCCGCAGCCGCGCGTACGCGGGGGTCGAGCTGATCCACATCGCGGGGGCGCACCACCGCAGCGACATCGCCCTGGCCGCTGCGGAGGGCCGCGTCGTCGTCTGA
- the purB gene encoding adenylosuccinate lyase yields MTTPNVLAHRYASPQVATIFSPEHKIVLERQLWIAVLKAQRDLGVATPDGVVEAYEAVVDQVDLESIAARERITRHDVKARIEEFCALAGTEHIHKGMTSRDLTENVEQLQVRAALEVVRGRAVAALARLGRLAGEHAELVMAGRSHNVAAQATTLGKRFATVADELLAAVERVDDLLVRYPLRGIKGPVGTSQDQLDLLGGDASKLAELEQRVAAHLGFSRVLTSVGQVYPRSLDYDVVTALAQLVAAPSNLATTIRLMAGNELVTEGFKPGQVGSSAMPHKMNTRSCERVNGLAVILRGHVSMLGELAGDQWNEGDVSCSVVRRVALPDAFYAADGLFETFLTVLDEFGVFPAVVQRELDRYLPFLATTKVLMAAVRHGAGREVAHEAVKEHAVAVALGMREKGAAENDLFARLAADDRLGLTETDLVTLVAAPVEFTGAAVSQVGAVVARIEALTAAEPEAAAYVPGSIL; encoded by the coding sequence GTGACCACGCCCAACGTCCTCGCCCACCGCTACGCGTCGCCGCAGGTGGCGACAATCTTCTCGCCGGAGCACAAGATCGTGCTCGAACGGCAGTTGTGGATCGCGGTGCTGAAGGCCCAGCGCGACCTCGGCGTGGCCACGCCGGACGGCGTCGTCGAGGCCTACGAGGCCGTGGTCGACCAGGTCGACCTGGAGTCGATCGCCGCACGGGAGCGGATCACCCGGCACGACGTGAAGGCCCGCATCGAGGAGTTCTGTGCGCTGGCCGGCACCGAGCACATCCACAAGGGCATGACGTCGCGCGACCTCACCGAGAACGTCGAGCAGCTGCAGGTGCGCGCCGCCCTCGAGGTCGTGCGCGGGCGGGCCGTCGCGGCGCTCGCACGCCTCGGCCGGCTCGCCGGCGAGCACGCGGAGCTGGTCATGGCGGGGCGCAGCCACAACGTCGCCGCCCAGGCCACGACCCTGGGCAAGCGGTTCGCCACGGTCGCCGACGAGCTGCTCGCCGCGGTCGAGCGGGTCGACGACCTGCTGGTGCGGTACCCGCTGCGCGGCATCAAGGGTCCGGTCGGCACCTCCCAGGACCAGCTGGACCTGCTCGGTGGCGACGCCTCCAAGCTGGCCGAGCTGGAGCAGCGCGTCGCGGCCCACCTGGGCTTCAGCCGGGTGCTGACCAGCGTGGGTCAGGTCTACCCGCGCTCGCTGGACTACGACGTCGTCACGGCGCTGGCGCAGCTCGTGGCCGCACCGTCGAACCTGGCCACCACGATCCGGCTGATGGCGGGCAACGAGCTGGTCACCGAGGGCTTCAAGCCGGGCCAGGTCGGGTCCAGTGCGATGCCGCACAAGATGAACACCCGCTCGTGCGAGCGGGTCAACGGCCTCGCCGTCATCCTGCGGGGGCACGTCTCGATGCTGGGCGAGCTCGCCGGTGACCAGTGGAACGAGGGCGACGTGTCGTGCTCGGTGGTCCGCCGGGTCGCCCTGCCGGACGCGTTCTACGCCGCCGACGGTCTGTTCGAGACCTTCCTGACGGTCCTGGACGAGTTCGGGGTCTTCCCCGCCGTCGTCCAGCGCGAGCTCGACCGCTACCTGCCGTTCCTCGCCACCACCAAGGTGCTCATGGCCGCGGTCCGCCACGGGGCCGGCCGCGAGGTCGCCCACGAGGCGGTCAAGGAGCACGCCGTCGCGGTCGCCCTGGGCATGCGCGAGAAGGGCGCCGCCGAGAACGACCTGTTCGCCCGTCTGGCGGCCGACGACCGGCTGGGGCTCACCGAGACCGATCTCGTGACGCTCGTGGCGGCGCCGGTGGAGTTCACCGGGGCGGCGGTGTCGCAGGTCGGCGCGGTGGTCGCCCGCATCGAGGCCCTCACCGCGGCGGAGCCCGAGGCCGCGGCCTACGTACCCGGCTCGATCCTCTGA
- a CDS encoding phosphoribosylaminoimidazolesuccinocarboxamide synthase, translating to MTLDLPGYTHTHSGKVRDLYTDESGRLLMVASDRISAFDVVLEPGIPDKGEILTRMSLWWFEQLTDLVPNHVVSTDVPAAVSGRAVVCENLAMFPVECVARGYLTGSGLIDYRATGEVCGVALPAGLVDGSPLPAPIFTPATKAAVGEHDENVSYDAVVATIGAASAATLRDLTLSIYRRAEMIARERGIILADTKFEFGARPDGTVVLADEVLTPDSSRFWPADDHEPGRAQASFDKQFVRNWLLSAASGWDRAGDEPPPPLPPEIVDRTRQRYVEAYERLTGERF from the coding sequence GTGACCCTCGACCTCCCCGGCTACACCCACACGCACTCGGGCAAGGTGCGGGACCTGTACACCGACGAGTCGGGCCGACTGCTGATGGTGGCGTCGGACCGGATCTCGGCGTTCGACGTCGTCCTGGAGCCCGGCATCCCCGACAAGGGCGAGATCCTGACCCGGATGTCGCTGTGGTGGTTCGAGCAGCTCACCGACCTCGTCCCGAACCACGTGGTCTCCACCGACGTCCCGGCCGCCGTGTCCGGCCGCGCCGTGGTGTGCGAGAACCTCGCGATGTTCCCGGTCGAGTGCGTCGCCCGCGGCTACCTCACCGGGTCCGGTCTGATCGACTACCGCGCCACCGGAGAGGTGTGCGGCGTCGCCCTCCCGGCGGGTCTCGTCGACGGATCCCCCCTGCCGGCACCGATCTTCACGCCGGCCACGAAGGCGGCGGTCGGCGAGCACGACGAGAACGTCTCCTACGACGCCGTCGTCGCCACGATCGGTGCGGCGTCCGCCGCGACCCTGCGCGACCTGACGCTGAGCATCTACCGCCGGGCCGAGATGATCGCCCGCGAGCGGGGCATCATCCTGGCCGACACCAAGTTCGAGTTCGGTGCGCGACCCGACGGCACCGTCGTGCTCGCCGACGAGGTGCTCACCCCCGACTCGTCAAGGTTCTGGCCGGCCGACGACCACGAGCCCGGCCGCGCCCAGGCCTCGTTCGACAAGCAGTTCGTCCGCAACTGGCTGCTGTCGGCCGCCTCGGGGTGGGACCGCGCGGGCGACGAGCCCCCGCCGCCGCTGCCGCCCGAGATCGTCGACCGCACCCGGCAGCGGTACGTCGAGGCGTACGAACGCCTGACCGGCGAACGATTCTGA
- a CDS encoding long-chain-fatty-acid--CoA ligase, which produces MANLSALLENSAQKYGDRKAIVFGDSSFTYAQVNGAANQVANLLVARGIQPGDKVALSCPNLPYFSIIYYGILKAGATVVPLNVLLKGREVAYHLADSEAKALFAFEGTADLPIGEAALEGFDATDTCTEFFLIKLDSSAPAPLEGPEFYAPLVGEQPPTFETVERDDDDTAVILYTSGTTGQPKGAELRHRNMRDNALTGEKLFGADAENPDTYLCVLPLFHSFGQTVIQNGGFAYGGTVVMLPRFEAEPAIGLMLREKVTFFAGVPTMYWGLLGALTDDVPVETLAANLRVAAAGGSALPVEVHKQFKDRFGVTILEGYGLSETSPVASFSVWGEEPRVGSIGVPIPGVEMKLIDAEWNDVDDAPTEDGKSAIGEIAIKGHNIMKGYYNRPEATAEAIRDGWFRSGDLGRKDADGFYFIVDRSKDMIIRGGYNVYPREIEEVLMSHPAVSLVAVIGVPHESHGEEIKAVVVKNKDHDDVTEETLVAWGKEQFAAYKYPRIVEFRDELPMTSTGKILKRELS; this is translated from the coding sequence GTGGCCAACCTGTCCGCCCTGCTGGAGAACTCCGCCCAGAAGTACGGTGACCGCAAGGCCATCGTGTTCGGCGACTCCTCGTTCACCTACGCGCAGGTCAACGGCGCCGCCAACCAGGTCGCGAACCTGCTGGTCGCGCGCGGCATCCAGCCCGGCGACAAGGTCGCGCTGTCCTGCCCGAACCTGCCCTACTTCTCGATCATCTACTACGGCATCCTCAAGGCCGGCGCCACCGTCGTGCCGCTCAACGTGCTGTTGAAGGGCCGCGAGGTCGCGTACCACCTGGCCGATTCGGAGGCCAAGGCGCTGTTCGCGTTCGAGGGCACCGCGGACCTGCCGATCGGTGAGGCCGCCCTCGAGGGCTTCGACGCCACCGACACGTGCACCGAGTTCTTCCTCATCAAGCTCGACTCGTCGGCGCCCGCGCCGCTGGAGGGCCCGGAGTTCTACGCCCCGTTGGTGGGCGAGCAGCCGCCGACGTTCGAGACCGTCGAGCGCGACGACGACGACACCGCGGTGATCCTCTACACCTCCGGCACCACGGGCCAGCCCAAGGGCGCCGAGCTGCGGCACCGCAACATGCGCGACAACGCGCTGACCGGCGAGAAGCTGTTCGGCGCCGACGCCGAGAACCCCGACACGTACCTGTGCGTGCTGCCGCTGTTCCACTCCTTCGGCCAGACCGTCATCCAGAACGGTGGCTTCGCGTACGGCGGCACCGTCGTGATGCTGCCGCGGTTCGAGGCCGAGCCGGCCATCGGCCTGATGCTGCGCGAGAAGGTCACCTTCTTCGCCGGCGTCCCCACCATGTACTGGGGCCTGCTGGGCGCGCTGACCGACGACGTGCCGGTCGAGACCCTCGCCGCGAACCTGCGGGTCGCGGCCGCCGGCGGCTCGGCCCTGCCGGTCGAGGTCCACAAGCAGTTCAAGGACCGCTTCGGCGTCACGATCCTCGAGGGCTACGGCCTGTCCGAGACGTCCCCGGTGGCGTCGTTCAGCGTCTGGGGCGAGGAGCCGCGGGTCGGCTCGATCGGCGTCCCGATCCCCGGCGTCGAGATGAAGCTCATCGACGCGGAGTGGAACGACGTCGACGACGCCCCCACCGAGGACGGCAAGAGCGCGATCGGTGAGATCGCGATCAAGGGCCACAACATCATGAAGGGCTACTACAACCGGCCCGAGGCCACGGCCGAGGCGATCCGCGACGGCTGGTTCCGCAGCGGCGACCTCGGCCGCAAGGACGCCGACGGCTTCTACTTCATCGTGGACCGCTCCAAGGACATGATCATCCGCGGCGGCTACAACGTCTACCCGCGTGAGATCGAGGAGGTCCTGATGTCCCACCCGGCGGTCTCGCTGGTGGCCGTCATCGGCGTCCCGCACGAGTCCCACGGCGAGGAGATCAAGGCCGTCGTGGTGAAGAACAAGGACCACGATGACGTCACCGAGGAGACCCTCGTGGCGTGGGGCAAGGAGCAGTTCGCGGCCTACAAGTACCCGCGCATCGTGGAGTTCCGCGACGAGCTGCCCATGACGTCCACCGGCAAGATCCTCAAGCGCGAGCTCAGCTGA
- a CDS encoding aminoglycoside N(3)-acetyltransferase encodes MLERADVAQQLRDVGLRPGDLVFLHVSLRAVGPVDGGADGLIDALQDVVGPAGGLVMVLGSPEGVAFDPATTPVDPEMGVLAEVFRTRPDVRVGRHPASRLAAWGAAVPPLHPEPWHDYYGPGSPLQRFTEAGVRVLRLGADADTVTLTHWAEYVVDLPEKARVARTYVLAGGSEHLISSLDDSDGIAQWADGDYFAQVLLDFVAAGRARAGRVGGARAELLDGPEFVDFAVDWMRRHLGSGPGV; translated from the coding sequence GTGCTCGAGCGGGCCGACGTCGCGCAGCAGCTGCGCGACGTCGGCCTCCGCCCGGGTGACCTGGTCTTCCTGCACGTCTCGCTGCGCGCCGTCGGACCCGTCGACGGGGGCGCGGACGGGCTGATCGACGCGCTGCAGGACGTCGTCGGTCCGGCCGGCGGACTCGTGATGGTCCTGGGCTCGCCCGAGGGGGTCGCCTTCGACCCCGCCACGACGCCGGTCGACCCCGAGATGGGCGTGTTGGCGGAGGTGTTCCGGACCCGTCCCGACGTGCGCGTCGGCCGGCACCCGGCGTCGCGCCTCGCGGCCTGGGGGGCGGCCGTCCCACCACTGCACCCGGAGCCGTGGCACGACTACTACGGCCCCGGGTCCCCCCTGCAGCGCTTCACCGAGGCCGGCGTCAGGGTGCTGCGGCTCGGCGCCGACGCCGACACCGTGACCCTCACCCACTGGGCCGAGTACGTCGTCGACCTGCCGGAGAAGGCACGGGTCGCGCGCACCTACGTGCTCGCCGGCGGGTCCGAGCATCTGATCAGCTCGCTGGACGACAGCGACGGCATCGCGCAGTGGGCGGACGGTGACTACTTCGCGCAGGTGCTGCTGGACTTCGTGGCCGCGGGCCGGGCCCGCGCCGGCCGGGTCGGCGGCGCACGGGCCGAGCTGCTCGACGGACCGGAGTTCGTGGACTTCGCCGTCGACTGGATGCGACGCCACCTCGGGTCCGGCCCGGGCGTCTAG